Genomic window (Staphylococcus debuckii):
AATATGCATTATCGCTATTATAACACGAACATTGAATGTATTCATAATGGTTAATGTTGCACTATTGAAGAAAATTTGAATGATTTGCCAGGATGGCGGAAGTGAAGCGGGGGAGGTGTTGGCGGAGTGGAGAAGCGAGTGTATGTATAGGGGGGATTGATGGGCAAGGGCGGCGATTAAAGGCGAGAAATGGCGGTGCCGCGAGTTTTATTCCCTAACTGTATAGGCGCAGCGACTCTGCCTCGACACTTTCGACCCTATCTGTATAAGCGTGAGGTGCGTGTCTCGACACTTTGTCCTCCAACTGTATAAGCGACCGGACCAAGCCTCGACACTTTCGCCTCCAACTGTATAAGCGACCGGACCGAGCCTAGACACTTTCTCACACAATTTGCATAACCGACGCCGAACCACCATCCGTACTTCCCTTCTCTCCAAAAATCCGCAACAAAAAAGGAACCCTGCCCACAGGATTCCTTTTTTCAACGAAGCAATAACTGCTTCCAATATTCATTTCAATCTAATCTGACTAGTGTGCAACTGCTTCATGGTGATTATCGTCTACAAAAGAAACTTGTACGTTCTCAGTTAACACATCTGTGTATGTATAGGATACACGTTCAAAGTTGTGTTTGTCTTGGTCTAATTCGACAATGAAAACTGCGGGATAAGTTTCAGCTAAAACTCCGCAACGTTCGATTGTTTTTTTACGACCACCATTTGCTTTAAGTACAATACGGTTTCCTAAATGACCATCAAGTGCATTTTTGATGTCCCAAATTGATTTTGGCATATTGCTCCACCTCGCTACAAATTGTATTATAACACGTTTGCAGCGATTAAGTCAAATAAAATTTAAATTTTAACAATGTAAAAGCGCCATGTCAATATTTTAAAATTCTAATTCCGGGAATTTTTTCAAGTTATTGAACAAATTCGCAAATTCTTTGATAGATAACGTTTCACCGCGGCGTCTCGGATCAATACCGCCGTCTTCTAACCAGTCTTTGATTAAATCTTTTTTCTTTTTCCCATCAAAAAATAAACTTTGATAGTTGTTCGCAATAGTTTTACGACGTTGACTGAAAGCAGCTTTCGTCATCTTGAAGAAGCGGTCTTCGTCATCCACCGCTACTATCGGCTCCGAACGTTTCATCAATTTTACTACAATCGAATCTACATTCGGCGGCGGCATAAAGACAGTTTTCGGCACCGTCAGCACTTTCGATGTTTCTGTATAATACTGTGCAACAATCGATAAAGAACCATAAGCTTTAGTTCCGATTTCAGCATTCAACCGCTCTCCGACTTCTTTTTGCATCATGACCACATAGCCGTCAATCGGCAGCGTCTTCGACATAAGATTCAATAAAATCGGTGTTGTAATATAATATGGAAGATTTGCCACCACCATAATTTTGTCGCAGTCAGACAAATGCGTTTGGACAGCTTCTACGACATCAGCTTTCAAAATATCTTCATTAATAACTGTTACATTGTCATAATCCGACAATGTATCTTCCAATACCGGAATAAGACGTTGGTCAATTTCAAACGCGACCACCTTCTTCGCCTGCTTCGACAACTGTTCCGTCAACGAACCCATACCAGGGCCTACTTCAATAATGCCTGTCTTTTCATCAATATCGCTTGCGTCAATTATCTTTTGAATGATGTTCACATCAATTAAGAAATTCTGTCCCAGACTTTTTTTGAAATCAAATTGATATTTGTCCAGCAAAGCTCTCGTACGCGTCGGTGTTGCTATATCTTTCTTCTTCACTTAACCTTCACTTCCTTCATCTTCATTTAATGCAGCACGCACATCTGCCTCTGTATAACCGAAAGCATTCAACTTCTTGAGCAATTGTTTGCCGTTAGAATGCCCGATATGTAACTTGCGTCCCAATACCTCGCGTTTATGACGCGCATCAGGCCCGACAATCAAACCTAAATCAATCAAAACATCCTTGCTGATTGACTCCATACCTTCTTCAAAAGGAGAAGACACATGCATGAGCGCTTCCCTGATATCTTCAAACGCCGCATGCTCTACCCCGATTTTGCCACGCTTATTTTTAGCTTTCTCACGGTCAATATACGCATGCTTCACACCCGCCACATGTTCGCGAATTGTATTTCGGATTTTGTCACCCGGGAAATCCGGATCGGTCAGCACAATCACACCCCGCGTTGCCTGCGCATTACGGATAACCTCTAACGTTTCTTGATTAATCGCACTGCCATTCGTCTCAATCGTGTCACACTCCACCGCACGTTGCACACGCTCCGTATCATCTCGGCCTTCCACCACGATAAATTCATTGATTTTCATATTCTCGTCACCTTTCACAGTGTTAACTTTAATACTATACCATATCTTCTTTCTTGAAAAATAAAACCTTGGAAAGTTGGAGGACACTTTTTATGACACTTAGCCTTGCGATATTTACTAATAAGCATTGTTGTTATTAAGGTATTTTGCTTTGACTCTTGCAATGAATACTGCTATATTTAAATTAAACAAGGGACAACATGGTCTCAACATGTCATCCCTCTAGGCCCGTTAAAAAGACGGTGGCGATTGTTATTTTTGTCTATAACCATTCAACCAAAGTTGGATGGTTATTTTTTATGATACTTAATCCTTGCGGTGTTCGCTAATAAGGATTAAACCTATAATCGTTAATATGACCATAAGCACGCATCAAAAACATACTAAGATTAGCTATGAAGCATTCCATGACGATGGATTTCTTCATAGCTATTTTTTTATAGTTAGAGAGAGAAGTAGACTGTGCAGCCTCTTGGGTTTTAAATCCGTATTAAAAACGAGTCAGCTTTACTCTCACCTTTTGAAATTCGTTTGTAGTATGTTGGGTTCTTGAAACCGTGTATAGGAAAGAGAAATGAAAAAGGTTAAGTAAAGTTTTCAACTTCTCAAAATTAACATAGGAGGTTTTATCTATTAATTATTTAGGCGTTGATATCAGTAAAAACACCAGTGTGGTGGCACATTACCAAAATGACAAATTCCAAAAGGAATTTACCATTCAAAACAATGAAAACGGTTATAATTTTCTTTTAAAGTATCTGAACCAGATGGATAGTCTGCAAATTGTATTCGAATCAACGGGAATTTATTCAAGAAGCATGAAAAAATTTTGTCGTCTGCATCAATTCGACTATTTTGAGTTGAATCCTTTAGAAGCCAAGTTCAAAACCAGTTCTTTAAGATCGTGGAAAACCGATAAATCCGATGCGCATAAACTCGCTCGAATGGTTCATGATTTACCAGCAACTGAGAGTCCGCAGGCATACGAAGAAATATATTTTGAGTTGCGAGAACGTGTACGCTTTCATCTTCAAATCGAAAGCCAGCAAAACAAGCTCAAAACTGGAATTATCGAGCAGCTGCACCAGACATTTCCTGGTTTGGAAAAACTGTTCAGTAACCGTTATTCAATGATTGCACTTAATATCGCTGAATTGTTTACTCACCCGGATATAGTAGTCGAATTAGACAAAGAGCGCCTTGTAGAAGAAATATTTAATTCTACAGACAAAGCCATGTCCAGAGATAAAGCAGAAAAGCATGCGGTTCAATTAATAAATATTGCTCATGAAAGCTTTCCCAATGTCGACAGACATTCTTTTCTAGTTGAAAAAGCCCGTATATTAATAAAGGATTTAAAATCATCCATGCAAAAACTCAAGGAATTGGCTAAAGCTATGATCGAATTAGCTAAACAAATGGATTGTTTTGAAAGTATTTATTCAATACCTGGTATCGGTGAACTGACAGCGGCTATGATTGTCGGTGAGTTAGGAGATATTACACGGTTTTACTCGCATAAACAAATCAATGCTTTTGTAGGTATTGATGTCAAAAGATATCAATCAGGCAATACCCATTGCAGAGATACAATAAATAAACGAGGAAATAAAAAAGCAAGACAAATTTTCTATTCTATTATCATGAATATTTTAAAGGGAAAGCGCCATTACGATAATCATGTTGCAGATTATTATTATAAATTAAAAGAGCAGCCTTATGGTAAATCTCACAAGACTGCCGTAGTAGCTTGTATAAACAAGCTGTTAAAAACAATTCACTATTTAGTGAATAATCATAAATTATACGACTATCAAATGGCTCCACATTAGCCACTCGTATAATCATATATAGTTTAACACCTTATTCAAAAAAATAAAATTGAACGGTTTAGTTCAGTAATGCATTCTTTAAATATAAACACTTGACTAATCGTAGGAAAGAGGCTGGGACATAATAATGTCTCAGCCATTCTCTTTAAACTGGCAGTAGCTATCTGAATAGAAAATGCGCTTGTTCCAAGCTTTTTTCTATTCTAGTTAGCTTTGCCGGGGCAGAACGACGAAATAATTTTAACCAATGTTATTTCTGTTCTGCTCCCTTCTTTATTTTTCCAAATTAAACAAGCGTTCAGCGTTTTCTGTCGTTTGCTTAGCAACTTCTTCATAGCTGATACCGCGCAACTCTGCAATTTGTTCTGCAACCAGCGTAACACGCATCGGTTCATTACGTTTGCCGCGATAAGGATGTGGTGACAAGTAAGGTGCATCAGTTTCCACTAACAAGCGATCTAACGGCACGTGTTTCGCCACTTCTTTCGGTTGTTTCGCATTCTTGAAAGTAACAGGGCCGCCTAGTGAAATGTAGAAACCAAGCTTGTTGATGACAACATCCGCGATTTCAGGCGAACCGCTGAAACTATGCATAATACCGCCCACTTCTTCAGCATGTTCCTCCATCAAGATGTCCACACAATCTTGCGTCGCTTCACGGTTATGAATCACAATCGGCAAGTTGACACGTTTCGCCAATGCAATCTGCTTACGAAAGACTTCTTTTTGAACATCTTTAGGTGATTTATCCCAGTGATAATCCAAGCCCATTTCGCCAATACCGATAACTTTCGGATGCTTAGCCAAGTCTTCAATCCACTGTTCACGTTCCTCAGTATAATCAATCGCATCGACAGGATGCCAACCAATAATCGCATACAAGAAATCATATTGATCCACCAATTCCATTGCACGCTCAATCGTAGGCGTATCAAAGCCTACCACAAACATGCGGTCGACCCCCGCTTCACGCGCACGGTCAATCACTTCTTGCAAATCCTCATCATATTGTTCGTCGTTTAAATGTACATGTGTATCAATTAACATCGAAATAACTCCTTTCAATTCTCCTTTGAAAAAATTCCGGGAAAGGCGTTTGCCTCCATAAGAGTGCCACACTTCTTACTTACCCGTTTTCCAAGGAACAGATGACATAACAAGACGGCGACGTTTACAGCTGTTGCTGCAGCGCCGCCTCTAATTTATTTAAAGTGTTCTGTTTATTTAATCACTGCACCGTTCGGAATTGCATTCGGCAAGCTGACTAAAGTTAAGACGCCATCTTTTTCAGCAGACAGAATCATACCTTCTGACTTGCGTCCCATTAACTTAGCAGGTTTCAAGTTAGTGACCACTGCTACTTTCTTACCGATAATATCGTCTGGTTCGTAGAATTTAGCGATACCAGAAACGATTTGACGTTGTTCTTCGCCTAAATCGACTTGAATTTTCAAGAGTTTATCGGATTTCTTCACATTTTCAGCATCTGTAATCGTAGCTGCTTTAATTTCAACTTTATCAAAGTCTTTAATCGTAATTTGTGCTTTAGCTGGTGTTGCTTCTTTTTCTTCTTCAGCAGATTCTGCCGGTGCTTCCGCTTTCGGAGCTGAGCCTTGCATAGAATCTTTAATGAATGCTACTTCTTTCTCTGTATCTAAACGAGGGAAAATTGGTTGCGGCTTTTCAGTCACGGAAATCGGTGCTGTAAGTGCGCCGTATTGATTTAAGCTGTCGAATTCAAAGAGTTCTAGGCTATTAATGTTCAATTGCTCAAAGATTTGGCGTGGCGCATGAGTAATGAACGGACGTAACAATACTGTTGCGAAGCGGATATTTTCCACTAAGTGTGCCATCACATTACCAAGCATGGCTCTTTGACTGTCATCTTTAGCGAGTACCCAAGGTGTGGTTTCATCAATATATTTATTAGTACGGCTGATGAATTTCCAGACGGTTGAAAGCGCCACTGAGAACTGCAAGTTTTCCATATTTTCATGGTATTCTTTAACAGTATCTAAAGCGAATTGTTCCATTTCAGCATCTAATTCGTGTTTAGGGCCTTCGTATGCCGGCAATTCACCATCGAAGTATTTATTAATCATCGCAATCGTACGATTCACTAGGTTGCCTAAGTCATTGGCAAGGTCAAAGTTAGTACGGTCTACGAAAGCTTCTGGTGTGAAGACGCCGTCAGAACCGAATGGCAACTCACGCATTAAGTAGTAACGTGTAGCATCTAAGCCATAACGGTCAATCAACACGTTAGGATCTACAACGTTGCCTTTAGATTTACTCATTTTACCGTCTTTCATTAAAATCCAACCGTGTGCAAAGACACGTTTTGGAAGCGGCAAGTCTAATGCCATTAACAAAATCGGCCATACGATAGAGTGGAAACGTACGATTTCTTTCGCCATCAAGTGTAAATCTGCTGGCCAATATTTTTTGAACAGACTATCATCTTCAGATAAATAACCTAAGGCAGAAATATAGTTTACTAAGGCATCAATCCATACATAAACCACGTGTTTAGGATTTGAAGGCACTTGTACGCCCCAATCAAATGTTGTACGAGACACTGCCAAGTCTGTTAAACCAGGTTTGATAAAGTTATTAATCATTTCATTTTTACGAGAAGGAGGTTGAATGAACTCAGGATTCTCATCATAGAATGCTAATAAGCGATCTGCATATTTAGAAATATTGAAGAAGTAACTTTCTTCTTTAACAAGCTCTACTTCATGACCGGAATCAGGACTTTTACCGCCGATAATCTTACCGTTATCGTCATAAACCGGTTCATCTAATTGAGATTCTGTATAGTAAGTTTCGTCTGGTACTGAGTACCAACCTTCATATTCGCCAAGATAAATATCGCCTTGTTCCAGCAAACGTTCGAATACTTTAGCCACAACTTCTTCGTGACGTTTTTCAGTTGTTCTGATGAAATCATCATTTGATATTTCTAATTTTTCCCATAATGATTTGATACCTGAAATCATTTCATCCAGATACTCTAATTCGCTTACGCCTGCTTTATGCGCTTTTTCTTGAATTTTTTGACCATGTTCATCTGTACCTGTCAAATAACGTACATCATAGCCCTGCATGCGTTTGTAGCGCGCAATTACGTCGCCTGCTACAGTTGAATAAGCATGTCCAATGTGTAATTTACCACTCGGGTAATAAATAGGTGTTGTGATATAAAATGTATCTTTCGCCATTCCTTGCTCCTCCTTGTATCTTACTTATTTAATATATCTAAATTTCGTCCTTATTTCAATGCAGAGACCGCTTCCACCTTAGTACTTTAAGTATCTAAGTGACATTTGTCTCGCTCAATCTATGCTTTATTAATTTGAAAAAAATAAGCTGTATTTGTATCTCACATTATTAAGTCATACAGTTTAATTGTAACAATTCTAGAGAGTGGTGCATATGAAAAGGAATAGAATCTTGCGGAAAACCGAAATGATTCTATTCCTCTGAATGTTGGAAAAAATAAACAAGTATTAAAAAAATCATAAAACTATAAAAACATATCTTAACTACGCTGAATAAAAGCTGCGCAGCAGATCCTTCTAAATCAGGAAGAGATGGTAAAATCCACAATATATACCTTGTGAATGGATATAAATTTATAAATACTGGTTTTAATATTGTAAGTACAATTAGAAGAAATGCCATAAGATATAAATATTTAAGGCGCTTAATTTTAGGTACAAGGGCAAAACTTCCAATTAATGTCCCTAAAATCATAGTGCTTATATGTGCATATAAGCCAAGTAACACTTCATTAAGTGAAGCAGCGGGAATAAACTTATTGAATATTAATGGATAAATAAGAGCAATGAATATTAAAGGCAAATTGAGTGCTATAGTAAAAATTAATTTACCGATTACGTATATAGATGCGCGTTTCAGTTGTATAAGTACAATATACTTTTCGTTCAAAAGCTCACTTTTACTATTTTGTATTCCTAACCATACAGCTATCACAAACAGCCCTATACTTGTGAGGGTGTAACTAGATAATGATTCTGCACCACTATAGCTATAAACGAATACGATGAATAGTAAATAGAAGAAATAAGGTATTAAAAATTGTGGTTTGTGCTTAGCTTTATATCGTTGATATTTTAAGAATGCAAGCATGTTTCCACCTCACTTCACTTCAATAATAGTTGAATTTTGCTGTATAAGATAAAACAATATTTTATTAAGATGTGCTGCTTCTATTTGGATAGAGTATCGGTTGTCATAAAGAGTGATCAGCACCCCTTCTTTAAATGTCGGAATAGTTTGCGACTCAAAGATAATTGTTTTATATAAAGGGTTACCGATATCTTGATATTCTTTGTGTTGCGTTTCTATATTATAAGTTTGAAGCATTTGATTAAACGTCACATCTGCCTCATGATTTGTTAAAATAATCGTTTTAGTTTCAGCAAGTTCACTTAACTTATTTGCTAAATAAGATTTTGTATTTTTGTCTAATCCTGAAAACGGCTCGTCGAATATTAGTACATCACAAGGTTTTACCAATGCTTGAAGAATATTAATCTTTTGACGAGTTCCTTTCGAACAATCCTTTACCTTATATAGAAGATAAGGTTTCAAACCTAAATATTGTATTTGCAAAGCCATTTCTTTTAACGTTATTGATTTTTTATTCATCAAATATATAGTATCAATATATTCTTGTACAGTAAGTGAAAGTTCTTCTGGTAAATAATCAGGTGCAAAGCTTAGTGAAGAAATATTTGCTATTCGCGTTCCTAAGGTTGGTTGATAAAGACCCGCAATAAGTTTTAGCAGCACACTTTTCCCAGAACCATTTGAACCAGTGATAATCATAATTGAGCGAAGCGGAATATCCAAGTTGATGTCCTGAAAAATCCATTGCTTTCCAAATCGTTTGCTTACGTTTTTTAATTTTATTGCAAATCTAGACATTATCAGCACTCCTCATTTATTTCTATGTACTTGAAGATGAGCAAGCTATAAATCAATGTACAATTGACTTCTTTCTTTATTTTAAATGATGCATATTATTGTTATTTTGCTCTGTTGCTTGTTAATATTTGTCTTAATCTTTAATTATTCGAATTGCTATATAGAAACAGGACACACATATCTGCTCGTGGAGTAAACATGTGTGTCCGTTCATATGCAACAGTTAATTTACTCGTTTATGCATTCCGTGTTTATCTCTTTTATAATGAAGTTCATGTTTATGACCTTTCAATTCATACTTAACTTCTACATAATCGACATCTTCATTTCCAGAGAAAGGTGTTGTGGCCATGCTGCCGACAAGTTTAGGAGGCAGTTCTACGTCTTCTTTGAAGTGAAGCGGCACGGTCAATTTTTTATCTTTCTTTTCATAAACAACCTGTTTATGATCGATTTCAAATATTTTCACATCTTCTAACTTTCTATCAGCTTTATGCAAATCATTTTTTACCGAACCAGGAAGACGATCTCCTTTCGTACAACCCATTACACTAACCATCAATAAACATAAACTCATCAAACTTATCTTTTTCATAGATTACTCCTTATATTTAAGTTCTTAAATAATGATTGAAAAAAAGATTAACAAAATCAGCGTTCCTAAAGGTCTGAGAGTGATAAACGAAAATCTTCGTCGTCTAATTACTAATATAATATCTATAATGAAATAAATAATAATCATTAAAGAAAGGATCAGTCCTATTGTAAATAAACCACCTGCTAAATCTTCTTTTAAAATAGACGTTAACTTTAATTTAATCGCAACCATACATATTACTGAGATAATTCCTGAAATAACTCCTTTATATTTCTCAGAAGCTAAGTTGATTTGCATACTTTCAATTTCTTCATATTTTTCTTTTGTTAAAGAATGGTTGGGATTAGGTTCCATACTTTCAATTTTCACTTGATACGGACGTGTCCAAAACGACTTAATAGCCAACCATCCGTATACAACAAAGCCTAGAGTGAGCACAAATATGTAATTTTGTAATGAACTAAAACTAGGATTCACAAAGAAGAATGTAATCAAAAAGATTACTGCAGATATACCATAGGCGATCCACTGCAATAACTTGATACCTTCTGCGTACATTACCGAGGTAATATACACGACATAATACAAACCAGCCATTAAAAATAACAATAAATACGTCATTTACTCGCTCCTATATTTCTAAACTTACCTTTATATCAACTCAACTCATCACCTTAAGGATGATTAGTATGTCTAGTTTCATTCGTTAGTTATTCCTCGATTATATAATATTAATATAAACACATGTTACTCTTACTTATAACGAAATCAATTATTAATCATAATCTATTTGTATATTATACGCTTTTTCATAATCTAATTTTGCATTCACATATTCCCAAAAAATTATAATCATAACAGCGTTCGAAATTAATATGCAAAAATTAGTTACGTTTATTATGAAATTGTTATCTTCCGCATTTGGTATTGTTAAAAACTCTATTATTTTTTGAATGTACACACACCATGAAATAATTTGGGTGGATATAATCCAAATAAATTTTTGATTATTTCTATCGCTTCTTGTTTTACCTTTGTAGCAATCTGGATGTCTAAATAATAACAGTATACTGGAGACATTCGCTATATAACTTATTAACATAAAAGTTATACCTATAATCCAGTAATCAAATAATTTATAGCCATTTAATTCTCCTATAATGAAAAATAAATTATATATAACAAAACTAGTGTTATAATAAGCACATATACTAACGCCTGTTGAAATTTTTAAATGTTTCAAAAAAGTTGGATAGTTATCAGGTTTTTTCTTCAAGAATATAGGTATAAATCCTAATAATATAATAATAATTTCAACAATTGAAGAGACCACTAAATAATTAGGTGTATCTCTAAAATCTTTTCCAAGGAAAAAAGGAATACAACTAAACAATAGCATCCCTAAATTTAATCCGCTTAAAACTTGAGGTGCTGGTGTTCTTAGTTTTCTATATATATCTTCGCTCATATAATCACCTTCCATTGAAAATAGACTGCCTAAATTTTTACGGAAATCACTTGCCAATACCTCTCTTATTGAATTCTTAACTATTCCTTTCACCATATTTTTAGTAGTTTTTCATCTATCAGAGTTTCTCAAAAAACTTACCACTTTATTTGCTTTATCTTTAGAAATATCAGTAGTTGATTTTCCATTAAATATTTTAGTCTCTGCAGTCATTCCTATAACTAATCTTGTTGTTACTCTAACCCAGACGCACAAATACCATCCAATTAATGTTCCTAGATTCGTACTAGTACCTGCGGAACCCGCCATATCTCCTAAATCTACAGCTGGTCCCACTAATTTTTTTCATTGTTTTCTCAGTAGTAAAATTATTATCTACTGCAAAAGCCGCTCCAACAGGTGCGGACAGTTTACTATCACGTTTCAGTTCTTTCACTATTTCTCTATTTTTAAAAATTATGTATATGTTAACTAATATTAAAAATTATATGTACATAAATTTCACTATACACTTATTAAGTGGTA
Coding sequences:
- a CDS encoding IS110 family transposase translates to MNYLGVDISKNTSVVAHYQNDKFQKEFTIQNNENGYNFLLKYLNQMDSLQIVFESTGIYSRSMKKFCRLHQFDYFELNPLEAKFKTSSLRSWKTDKSDAHKLARMVHDLPATESPQAYEEIYFELRERVRFHLQIESQQNKLKTGIIEQLHQTFPGLEKLFSNRYSMIALNIAELFTHPDIVVELDKERLVEEIFNSTDKAMSRDKAEKHAVQLINIAHESFPNVDRHSFLVEKARILIKDLKSSMQKLKELAKAMIELAKQMDCFESIYSIPGIGELTAAMIVGELGDITRFYSHKQINAFVGIDVKRYQSGNTHCRDTINKRGNKKARQIFYSIIMNILKGKRHYDNHVADYYYKLKEQPYGKSHKTAVVACINKLLKTIHYLVNNHKLYDYQMAPH
- the rnmV gene encoding ribonuclease M5 translates to MKINEFIVVEGRDDTERVQRAVECDTIETNGSAINQETLEVIRNAQATRGVIVLTDPDFPGDKIRNTIREHVAGVKHAYIDREKAKNKRGKIGVEHAAFEDIREALMHVSSPFEEGMESISKDVLIDLGLIVGPDARHKREVLGRKLHIGHSNGKQLLKKLNAFGYTEADVRAALNEDEGSEG
- a CDS encoding DUF5080 family protein, which codes for MTYLLLFLMAGLYYVVYITSVMYAEGIKLLQWIAYGISAVIFLITFFFVNPSFSSLQNYIFVLTLGFVVYGWLAIKSFWTRPYQVKIESMEPNPNHSLTKEKYEEIESMQINLASEKYKGVISGIISVICMVAIKLKLTSILKEDLAGGLFTIGLILSLMIIIYFIIDIILVIRRRRFSFITLRPLGTLILLIFFSIII
- a CDS encoding DUF5079 family protein — encoded protein: MVKGIVKNSIREVLASDFRKNLGSLFSMEGDYMSEDIYRKLRTPAPQVLSGLNLGMLLFSCIPFFLGKDFRDTPNYLVVSSIVEIIIILLGFIPIFLKKKPDNYPTFLKHLKISTGVSICAYYNTSFVIYNLFFIIGELNGYKLFDYWIIGITFMLISYIANVSSILLLFRHPDCYKGKTRSDRNNQKFIWIISTQIISWCVYIQKIIEFLTIPNAEDNNFIINVTNFCILISNAVMIIIFWEYVNAKLDYEKAYNIQIDYD
- the rsmA gene encoding 16S rRNA (adenine(1518)-N(6)/adenine(1519)-N(6))-dimethyltransferase RsmA, which produces MKKKDIATPTRTRALLDKYQFDFKKSLGQNFLIDVNIIQKIIDASDIDEKTGIIEVGPGMGSLTEQLSKQAKKVVAFEIDQRLIPVLEDTLSDYDNVTVINEDILKADVVEAVQTHLSDCDKIMVVANLPYYITTPILLNLMSKTLPIDGYVVMMQKEVGERLNAEIGTKAYGSLSIVAQYYTETSKVLTVPKTVFMPPPNVDSIVVKLMKRSEPIVAVDDEDRFFKMTKAAFSQRRKTIANNYQSLFFDGKKKKDLIKDWLEDGGIDPRRRGETLSIKEFANLFNNLKKFPELEF
- the metG gene encoding methionine--tRNA ligase, which translates into the protein MAKDTFYITTPIYYPSGKLHIGHAYSTVAGDVIARYKRMQGYDVRYLTGTDEHGQKIQEKAHKAGVSELEYLDEMISGIKSLWEKLEISNDDFIRTTEKRHEEVVAKVFERLLEQGDIYLGEYEGWYSVPDETYYTESQLDEPVYDDNGKIIGGKSPDSGHEVELVKEESYFFNISKYADRLLAFYDENPEFIQPPSRKNEMINNFIKPGLTDLAVSRTTFDWGVQVPSNPKHVVYVWIDALVNYISALGYLSEDDSLFKKYWPADLHLMAKEIVRFHSIVWPILLMALDLPLPKRVFAHGWILMKDGKMSKSKGNVVDPNVLIDRYGLDATRYYLMRELPFGSDGVFTPEAFVDRTNFDLANDLGNLVNRTIAMINKYFDGELPAYEGPKHELDAEMEQFALDTVKEYHENMENLQFSVALSTVWKFISRTNKYIDETTPWVLAKDDSQRAMLGNVMAHLVENIRFATVLLRPFITHAPRQIFEQLNINSLELFEFDSLNQYGALTAPISVTEKPQPIFPRLDTEKEVAFIKDSMQGSAPKAEAPAESAEEEKEATPAKAQITIKDFDKVEIKAATITDAENVKKSDKLLKIQVDLGEEQRQIVSGIAKFYEPDDIIGKKVAVVTNLKPAKLMGRKSEGMILSAEKDGVLTLVSLPNAIPNGAVIK
- a CDS encoding ATP-binding cassette domain-containing protein; translated protein: MSRFAIKLKNVSKRFGKQWIFQDINLDIPLRSIMIITGSNGSGKSVLLKLIAGLYQPTLGTRIANISSLSFAPDYLPEELSLTVQEYIDTIYLMNKKSITLKEMALQIQYLGLKPYLLYKVKDCSKGTRQKINILQALVKPCDVLIFDEPFSGLDKNTKSYLANKLSELAETKTIILTNHEADVTFNQMLQTYNIETQHKEYQDIGNPLYKTIIFESQTIPTFKEGVLITLYDNRYSIQIEAAHLNKILFYLIQQNSTIIEVK
- a CDS encoding TatD family hydrolase produces the protein MLIDTHVHLNDEQYDEDLQEVIDRAREAGVDRMFVVGFDTPTIERAMELVDQYDFLYAIIGWHPVDAIDYTEEREQWIEDLAKHPKVIGIGEMGLDYHWDKSPKDVQKEVFRKQIALAKRVNLPIVIHNREATQDCVDILMEEHAEEVGGIMHSFSGSPEIADVVINKLGFYISLGGPVTFKNAKQPKEVAKHVPLDRLLVETDAPYLSPHPYRGKRNEPMRVTLVAEQIAELRGISYEEVAKQTTENAERLFNLEK
- the veg gene encoding biofilm formation stimulator Veg, which codes for MPKSIWDIKNALDGHLGNRIVLKANGGRKKTIERCGVLAETYPAVFIVELDQDKHNFERVSYTYTDVLTENVQVSFVDDNHHEAVAH